The Vescimonas coprocola genome includes a window with the following:
- a CDS encoding prealbumin-like fold domain-containing protein, producing MKKPMSRLLASVLAAIMLINCMIVTALAADARVISMNYQPHPLYPGMNGNAVVEVDYGDSTGRGICVEPAKDGPAVGSTLSLSEADTTMTRYAYMASQTSDIYRTWCIHHAAANHLGLGNGSRDSGITAVENEVGSVSVPDSFEAFIGRPSNSSYQVMLLWRTKPTGKVTLTKSSANTALTNGNSCYSLAGAVYGVYGSESDAWSDSNRLGTLTTDASGNTVTLELRAGTYWRRELTAPKGYALDTGVYSFSVTAGNTTTLSVSDNPQSDPVGVLLKKIDATSGDGEMR from the coding sequence ATGAAGAAACCTATGAGCAGACTGCTGGCCTCTGTGCTGGCGGCCATCATGCTGATAAACTGCATGATCGTCACCGCTCTTGCGGCAGACGCCCGTGTTATCAGCATGAATTATCAGCCGCACCCGCTCTACCCCGGCATGAACGGCAATGCCGTGGTGGAAGTAGACTACGGTGACAGCACTGGGCGTGGCATTTGCGTGGAGCCTGCCAAGGACGGCCCTGCCGTCGGTTCCACGCTCTCCCTATCGGAAGCAGATACCACTATGACCCGCTACGCCTATATGGCATCCCAGACCTCCGATATCTACCGTACATGGTGCATCCATCATGCTGCGGCCAATCATCTGGGGCTGGGCAATGGCTCCCGTGATAGCGGCATCACCGCTGTGGAGAATGAGGTAGGCAGCGTTAGCGTGCCGGACAGCTTTGAGGCATTCATTGGTCGCCCCTCGAACTCCAGTTATCAGGTAATGCTCCTGTGGCGTACCAAGCCCACCGGCAAGGTGACTCTGACCAAAAGCAGCGCCAACACAGCTTTGACAAACGGAAACAGCTGCTATTCGCTGGCCGGGGCCGTGTACGGCGTATACGGCAGTGAGTCGGACGCATGGTCGGACAGCAATCGGCTGGGTACCCTGACCACGGACGCAAGCGGCAACACCGTAACATTGGAACTGCGGGCCGGAACTTACTGGCGTCGTGAGCTGACGGCTCCCAAGGGCTATGCTCTGGATACAGGCGTTTACTCCTTCAGTGTAACAGCCGGAAACACCACGACCCTGAGTGTTTCCGATAACCCCCAAAGCGATCCTGTCGGCGTACTGCTGAAGAAGATCGATGCGACAAGCGGTGATGGTGAGATGCGTTGA